ttcctgtcctgctaaacgaatacaaaatgtaacgagtacttttgggtgtcagggaaaacgtatggagtaaaaagtacataattttctttaggaatgtagtgaagtcaaagttgtcaaatataaatagtaaagtccagatatatactgtaaataaaaaaactacttaagtagtactttaaagtattattacttaagtactttacaccactggatccAACTGGGAGTGAATTAGTCTGCAGCCTATCACTGTACCAGCACTGAATTTAGATTAGTGTCAAATTAAATTGGGATGCAGGTGAGCTACATTAGATCTGATGAGGGGGAAGCACAAGGGGCTCGTTGAATGTGAATCCATCCTGAGCAGATGGAAAGCCCTTAATCACTGAGTTTCTGACCTCCTTTTGACCTGTCATGCATGATGATATGGAGTTGACCTGCGAATTCAGGAGCTATCATCCTCAAATGATGACCTCTCATGGGCTATCATCCCAAACAGTAATGAAAGGAGCCTTAACGCAGGGCCCTGTGAATAATAATATCTAATGTGATGGCATTTCCCTGCTCCATTGTGAGTCACGCATGGCTGCCTCAATCAATTAATGGCTGATCTTTTATAGCGAGGGCTCTCAACCAATGGCCACAATCACATTAAAGATGGGGACGATTTTACCGTCATCACTGTCAAAACTGTGCCTCCTTAAGCACATTTGGGCCTCTCATTGAGGTGCTCACCTTAGTACTACTCTAAGTAATTGAAAGCTGATGatcggtgtgtgcgtgtgtctataCGCATGTGTTTGGAACAGTTTCCTTCCTACTCTGCATAAATGGTGTGCTGAATTTTAAAAGACATAAACGTTTAGTAATTGGAGAACTGCACTTCTCTTTAGTCTACACAGTGGATATGACCAGAACTCAACTTGTAAGCATTTGTACCTCTCGTTTGTGTTGCCCCTTGTTGTTACTGTGAGGTAAACAGAACTGTGTGATTGTCTTTCAGATTGGGAAGGCTGCGCCCCCTTCACCCACCAAAGACAGGAAGAGTAACATGGGCTCGCCCCTCCGTAACCCAGGCAGCCCCATGCGCAGGAACAGCCGCATCGAGAGACGGTAATGCTGATTGTGCAATGTAGTCAGATATCAGGAGCTGCTTAGTCTCAATATAGTCTCTCCGACAGCACAGTAAATACTCATTAGGTCAATAAACAAGATGCTAGCTGGAGTGGAGATGGCCCTGCACTGATCTGAACAAGCACTAGAGGCTATATATCCTATGATGGTGTAGTTCAAGAGGAATCTCTGAACAGTAATCTCTCAGTTTTAATCTGTGTCATGAGaaatcatatatatttttttggggtTTACAGTCCATCTGGAGAGAAGAAAGTTCTTGATCCGAAGCCACCTCCAGACATGAATGGATATCAGATTCGAGTGTGAGGAGGATTTCACTTCATAAAATCATCCTGCAAAACAAGATCTTAGAATGGTAGGGTTCTGTCTGACAAAAGGTTTGTTCTGGGGAATGGGGCTTTTGTGTTCAGTTTTCCAAATAGGTTTGTACTTTGTAAGCAATTTATTTTGCATTCAACAAATGTGTGGTATACTGTACAGAGCTTGGCCATGTCAATAACTGGTTATTGACTAaatgtacagtactagtcaaaagtttggtcacctactcattctaggggttttctttatttttattatattctacattgtagaataatagtgaagacatcaaaactatgaaataacacatatggaataatgtagtaaccaaaaaatatattttatattcttcaaagtagccaccctttgccttgatgacagctttgcacactcttggcattctctcaaccagcttcatgaggaatgcttttccaacagtcttgaaggagttccaacatatgctgagcacttgttggctgcttttccttcactctgcggtccaactcatcccaaaccatctcaattgggatgaggttgggtgattgtggagggcaggttatctgatgcagcactccatcacactccttggtcattgtcttgttgtaaAACAAATGGAAGtggaaaccagatgggatggcgtatcgctgcagaatgctgtggtagccatgctagttaagcgtgccttgaattctatataaatcactgacagtgtctctagcaaagcaccatcacacctcctccatgcttcacggtgagaaccacacatgcggatatcattcgttcacctactctgcgtctcacaacaacacggtggttggaaccaaaaatctcagatttggaatcatcagaccaaaggacagatttccaccggtctaatgtccattgctcgtgtttcttggcccaagcaagtctcttcttattattcatgtcctttagtagtggtttctttgcgacaattagaccatgaaggcctgattcacgcagtgtcctctgaacagtttaagttgacatgtctgttacttgaactctgggaAGCAATTATTtcagctgcaatctgaggtgcagttaactctaatgaacttatcttctgcagcagaggtgactctggttcttcctttcctgtggcggtcctcatgcgagccagtttcatcatagctcttgatggtttttgacgttttccgtattgactgaccttcatgtcttaaagtaatgatagactgtcgtttctctttgcttatttgagctgttcttgccataatatggacttggtcttttaccaaatagggctatcttctgtataccacccataccatgtcacaacacaactgattggctcaaactcattaaggaaagaaattccacaacttaacttttaacaaggcaggttaattgaaatgcattccaggtgacttcctgatgaaactggttgagagaatgccaagagtgtgcaaagctgtcatcaaggcaaagggtggctactttgaagaatctcaaacataaaatacattttgatttgattaacacttttttggttactacacgattccatatgtgttatttcatagtattatttaacaatgtagaaaatagcaaaaataaagaaattagtaggtgtgtccaaacttttgactggtactgtacgttcaAAGCCTATAATTCTAAGGTCTCGCAATGCTCAACTTTGGGGATATCACTCGTTTTACACCAGGGGATATCAAAACCTTGTGTAGGATCAATTCCACAGGCCTACATATTATTATTTTGCTCtgtggggtctcaacttacttttgagaggtagaatacacaaggtgcaatttcaaaatgtggttgtgcatcagcagtttttctcttacgTCAGTCACTGGCAGTCACTAAATGAACCCATGTCAGCTAAatatttttagattggtaaattagtctaccggccagctatctaaacttctaGTAATCCTGATCGAATTACCAACTGGGggccccccattgattttgttagtcactctgacatcatattaaaaactgcaaacatttctctccaccttatggcaaaatgtgtagaattgcaggacattAGCTGTTAAACTGCACACAAAAAATCCCCCTGACCAGATGTGTAGAATTGTATGAAACTAGTTATAAAACTGCTAAATCTCTCTGCCCCCAACTTGTTTTAAACCTGCAATGttttctctacaccccatggcaaaaaTGTGTTTAATTGGAGGAAATTAACTCTAAAACTTAAATTAACTTCATAAAAGTTGCCCATCCTGTTTTAGACAATTCTATTTAAATTAACAGGCATAACTGGCTGACCAATTCACAATATCTCGTTGAGTAATAGATGTTAAGTCCCCAGCAACTTCTTTCCAAAAACGTGGCATGGGCCATTCAGGAGCTCTGTGGTTCTAGGTTGCTACCAGGCTTTTTGTAAAGCCAGAAGCTTGGTAGTGTCATCCTTCTTTTATAGTCCATTCTACAATAAGATTGGTTCAGACAGCATTTAAGGAATTCCCAAAGGCTAAACAGGTATGGCTCATGTTTTTAAAGATGGGTTAATATGCAATATTACATTTGGCTTAAGCTGTGTAAGGTGTGAAAATGAGTAATTAGACATATCACAGAAGAGATCCATGTTGTCAGTTATTAAGAATTGCAATCTGTGTCTCCATGTTGTACTTTAAGTGTGTAAATACATTTAACCTTTTAGCTCTGCTGGACAGTAACCGCTTTTGTAGTGTAGTTTGCAATCCACTTACCTTGTGCCTTTTAATGAACATTTTAATAGACAGTGATAAAGAAAACAAGTGTTACTGGATGAATAGTTCATCTTCAATTTCACTAGCAaaacatactgtaccatctgcTCTATCCCAAATAGCCAGTAAATTGAGTGATCTACACCTTACTCTCGTATTTGTATGTTCTGCTATTGATTACACATGATTGAATATGGGGTAATTCAGCGTGCAGTAGTCTATTTAAACCTTCCAAAGCATGAGAAGTGTGATTCGTTTTAGGATAGTAGGAGAAAGTGGTCACTGTGATCAACAGAAGTTTAGAATTTTGTGGTCATTCATGAGACAACCTCACATGCACAAAATGTCTTTGTCCAATTGTGAACGATTACATTGCAGGTGATTTATTTTTTGCTGTCATTCTTGAGGAAATAGGCATTTTGAAGGCAGCAGTTGCTTTTTTATATTGACATGGACTGATATATTtagtttttgttcagtataaataaccTTGTTCTTATTTTAGCACAGCCTTAGTGTGGTTGTCTAGCTACTTTAAATATTAAACAGTTGTATTCAAGGTGCAAAGAGATTTGTTTACAATATTCTCATCTGCATTTTTATATGGCATTTAGGCCAGAGTTTCTGTAATTTTATACTAGCCTCAATTTTTATTATCACCGAGCATTTGAGAAATTGGAGTCCGCCCCACATTTCTAAATATTGCCACAGAGCACATTGAAATTTGTTGGTAGGGATTTCTTTAGTCCACTTTCATTTCAATACCATAAACACAGAGGTTGTTGTCTTGTGCCAAAAGATTGTAATTGTCATTTTATCATGTAAGGTTTTCTATTGATTTAAAGTCAACTCCTCTCACTTCCCTCCCAGTGTGTCTGTTGTTGCTAGGATTTATCACTCATTGACATGGGTCAGATGGCTGAAAGTCTATTAGCAAGCTTCAGCTATATTTAGAGATTTACAAAATGTAGTTAAAATCAATGACCGATACAGTATAAATAAACTGGGTGCTAAGGACATGGAGGACAAACTGATAGCCTACATGCCAACCAAGAGTCCAAATTGGGTGTAGCCTGGACTAAAGAGAGTGACTAACATTTCCTTCTTTAATTGTCTTCAAAGAAAGCTTAATACAACTCCCATACTGAGGATTTGTGTACTGGGGGACCATACAGTAAGACAATGAACAACATTTGGTTGCAGCTATACTAATTAGAATTTTCTGTATATTCTCTTTTGCCTGCTGGTACACTGTGAGACATTCGACCTAGCCCATTTTGGGCTACAAGACATCCGTGACATGAAATCACAGCGGTTTTGAGATTTCCTCTTTCATTGCGATGTGGTCTGTTTTTGTTCCTTAGTGCGAAGATGTGGTGATGACACTGTATTAATACATGTCATCTGAAATATTGTAACTGTAAATCACCCGTATGGCTTTGTGACAATTGAAACTGAAATAAACAAGGAACTGGTATTTGACCAGATTTGTTGAAAACAAATGGTGTAACATTTGAGTGATTAACCTACCTCTTTTCCCATTCATCACATGCTTTTTGGAGAGCTGCCAGTGCTAGCAACCAGCATGGGTTGTACAAGTCAATTGTACTGTGCTGGCTGTGTCTACAGTGTACTGACACCCAAGGATTCTGCTGCACAAATCAATTAAGTCTAATGGAAGCTTGGCTGAATGGATAGTCTACCGAAACCCTGTTAATCCTGACATTTTCATCATACGAGCACAGAGGACTGCCATGGTTGTTGCTCTCCTGAACAAACAGCCTCTGTTTAACAGGGGAAATCCATACATGGTACTGTTTCATGTTCAGACCAGGGAGATTTTGATAGCTCTCATATACAGTAGCACAAGAGTAGCTGGTGACCGTTCTCTTATGAAATGGCTCCTGTTAGTATATGCTATAGCTGAATGTACATCATGTAGGTATGTGAAATGCAAGTGTTTAAAGGAATCGCAGTTGAAATCAGTTGGAGTGGGGGTAGGGTTGGTAATGTTCAGTGGCAAGAAGGATTTCAAATGTATGAAGGCACAGAGGGAGACAAAACAGAAGCCCAGAGGTAACAAACACTAGGTAGTACCTCCCCCACCACTGTTTATGAAATGAAGACAGAAGGAATCGTGGTCTACTTTGAAAAACCTACTGACCCATTTCTCCTCAGCGCATGCGTTTTGTGCCACGGGGAATTTATTTTCGTGCAGCACAGTCAAACTCATGTATAGGTAGATCCTGGAACTGAAGCCTTACACTGAACCCACTGCCTGCCTTTATGCTAACTTACGTTTAAAAACTCCTTCAGTGATTCATTATGAGATACAGAAAATAATTCCCTGgaagacctgagagagagaacacctACTGATTTATTGTAGTTAGACTAAAGGAAGTGTCAGACCTTGACATTTGTGCCATTCCAGTGAGCTATAACAGAGGTCTTAGTGTTGACAGGAGTCTGTTGGCTGTTCCtctagaccagggtttcccaaactcagtcctgggacCCCCCCTGCCAGGTGTaccttttggtttttgccctagcactacacagctgattcaaataaccaactcaagttgattatttgaatcagccatgtattgctagggcaaaaacgtgcacccagggggagTCGTAGGACTGAGTTGGGAAAACCCTGGTCTAGACtgcagtgtacacacacacacacacagaagccccAACAGTGCCCTAGCATGCATGAACACTCCCTCCCTGCAATCTGAATGAATAATTGATTCATGCCTCAGCCAGCCACACACATCTTCTCCTTGACAGACAGAGTGCCTCAGTGGAGCGAGAGATCTTCCATCTCAGTGTGGCACAGCCAACATTCAGGTCACAATCTTAACACCAAAAGATGCTGTAGATCACCCGAATTAGACTGCCAAGCTATTGTTAGATTTATTCAAGATTTCTACCATTTGAACAAATAATACTGACTGGCCCAAAGCCAGAGGATAAGGGGAAAAACAAcacaaaatatatagaaaacattgacaTTCAATTATTTCACAGTTTGTAAATGTTTTAAGACAAATGTTCCAATTTACTAGTGTAACAGATTGTGAAAACGGAGCAAACAAAATccccataatttttttttttacatctaaaATCTTCTTGTATTCATATCTTAACAGTAAGAACATTTGTCAAATAAACTCTAACTGAATCTAACCTTTTAGGTTATTTTTTTTCTCTATACATGTAAACAAAAATGATCATTCAGAGGACATCCCATCTCCTCTGGAAATTGGGCTGAGTAGTTTTTCTTCAGGTAGGAAACAAGCAGAGTATTAGATGGGACTCAAAACTGTCTGTGAGCCCCAGGAACCAAGTAAGTACAAGTATTTACTTTTAAACATGGAATTGTGCCATGGGCAAATCATGTAAGGTTTGAACAAAAATGTTTAAATGCTTGACCTCTGTCCTCCTGATTCTTCATTGACCATAGACAGCCCAAATCACACAGGGTTCAGGTCCAGCTGGAACTTGGCCAGGAGACTGAGGTGGTCTGAAGGGAACATTTCATTGGGTAAACCGTTCATTGACCAGAGGTCCTCCTCTGGTAGGAGGGAGAGACGACCAAGCAGCTTCAGACCTTCGCTCTGCCGTTGACCTCCACCTGAAACAGAGTTTTTGGTACACCATCTCTCAATTTTTCTTTCTCTAAAACACTTATCAACggctatttatatatatatatttcctttgGATACATGCCCCTTACCTTTCTGATCAGCACTAGAAATGCCACGCCTTGGAGAGTAGAAGATGTAGTCGACCGTAGCTCCAACCTCGGAGTGCAGCGTGGTCACCTCAGCACGGTCTGTTCCAGGTATGAAGTGGCCGTAGGCTGACCGCAGGTTCAGGTAATGGGAGATAGTCTGTCTGAACCTGAGGAAGGACATGGATAATGTTATTACATTTAACATGTATTCAGCACTGTCAGAGTGCCTtcagaagtattcacaccccttgacgttATCcccattttgttgcgttacagcctgctGCTACTGGACtcctatttacagttgaagtcggaagtttaactacacttaggttggagtcattaaaaaatgtttttcaaccactccacaaatttcttgttaacaaactaaagttttggcaagtcagttaggacatctactttgtgcatgacaaataattttttccaacaattgtttacagacagattatttcacgtattcactgtatcacaattccagtgggtcagaagtttacatacactaagttaactgtgcctttaaacagcttgaaaattccaaaaaaggatgtcatggatttagaagcttctgataggctaattgacatcatttgacatcatttgagtcaattggaggtgtacctgtggatgtatttcaaggcctaccttcaaacgcagtgcctttttgcctgacatcatgggaaaatccaaagaaatcagccaagacaacagaaaaaaaattgtagaccacaagtctgattcatcattgggagcaatttccaaacgcctgaaggtaccacgttcatctgtacaaataatagtacacaagtataaacaccatgggaccacacagccgtcataccgctcagaatggagacgtgttctgtctcctagagattaacgtactttggagcgaaaagtgcaaattaatcccagaacaacagcaaaggaccttgtgaagaggctggaggaaacaggtacaaagtatctatatccacagtaaaatgagtcctatatcgacataacctgaaacactgctcagcaaggaagaagccactgctccaaaaccaccataaaaaagacagactacgggttgcaactgcacatggggacaaatatcgtactatttggagaaatgtcctctggtctgatgaaacaaaaagaactgtttggcaataatgaccatagttatgtttggaggaaaaagggggaggcttgtaagcctgAAAAACACCATTCCAATGTGAAACGCAGGAgtcgcagcatcatgttgtgggggtgctgcaggagggactggtgcacgtcacaaaatagatggctacaTGAGGAAGGATAATTACGTGGATAAAttcaagcaacatctcaagacatcagtcaggaagttaaagcttggttgcaaatgggtcttacaaatggacaatgaccccaagcatacttccaaagttgtggcaaattggcttaaggacaacaaagtcaaggtattggagtggccatcacaaagccctgacctcaatcccatagaaaatttgtgggcagaaccgaaaaagcgtatgcgagcaaggaggcctacaaatctaactcagttacaccagctctgtcaggaggaatgggccaaaactcacccaactcattgtgggaagcatgtggaaggctacccaaaacgtttgccccaagttaaacaatttaaaggcaatgctaccaaatactaattgagtgcatgtaaacttctgacccactgggaatgtgatgaaagaaataagctgacataaataattctctactattattctgacatttcacattcttaaaataaagtggtgatcctaactgacctaagatagggaatttttactaggattaaatgtcaggcagtgtgaaaaactaagtttttaaatgtatttggctaaggcaaacttccgacttcaaatgtatattcCTGCACAATGTCTATCACACAATCCATTGCACAATTCCTCGGCACGTATAAATATTCTACTTTAATTCATTGAGTGCCTTCTTGTAATCCATAAAAAAGAAAATTTTAAATGAGTTGAGCTTTTACTTTTAGTACGGTTTTATTCActtaattactttcccattgtggAGAGGTGAACCTGCAGGTCAGCATTTCATTGCACTGTGTACATCAGGTGTATATGACAAACAAAATTGACCATGAAATGTGGCCCTttgaaaaggaacataaaatctGACCTTGTTGTATAAGGATGCTTGTCCTCGGGATCTATTGGAAATAAGTGAAAGAGTAACATACAGGAGTCATTAACTGTTCTCTACACAACTGTGCTCTGGGGTCTCACCTGCCGTGGGTACAGTTGAGATTAAGTGTTTTTGGGTCtagttttagtgtgtgtgtgtgttaccaggtGTGTTGTCAGTGACCCCTGGGATGAGCTCCAGGTTCTGTGGCCGGACACAGGCAGCCTCACAGAAACGCAGCCGACGCAGGAAGCCATGGTTGTAATGCAGGTTCCCTACACAGGAAGAACAAATATAGAGTGGCCAGTCAGACCATCACACAAGACCTAAATGGAGATACTGAGTGAAAAGATGAATCGACCCATTGTCATAATGGGAGCTTGACCAACAATCCACCCTGACAGGGTCCAAACAGAAAGATTGACACATACGTTCTGGACTCTGGGTTGACGTGACTTGACTCTTTGGCTCATTTACAGTTGTGTACTGGCAGTTGTCATCGATGCCCACGGTGCTTGGCCAAAGTGGAGCGAATACCCTCCTATGATGGATGTTGTAGGACAGGTCCTCTTGACCTGATATCTGCCACACATAGGAAACAAAACACAGAACCCATTGGCCAAGGTAACATACTGAACACCAACTCACCTTTAAATTATTAAGTAGCTTAAAATTGACAACAACAAGTCATTTTCCATAGGAGTATTGTGCTCACCATCCAGGCAGGTAGACCATGATAGTAAAGCTGTCTTGTCGTGATCAGTTGGTACAGTGGCATGTTGGGCAGAGCATTGAAGTCCCCACATAGAACAACATTGCAGTGCTCTCCCTTCACCTTGCAGTTCCTCATGATGTAGTCAATCTCTGCTAGCAGCATTGCAAGCTGGGTCAGCTTCACGTCACCCCTCCTGGTGTTGAACAGGAGGTGGGTGGTTGCCACACAGAGGGGTGGGCCCTTGGCAGTGACTTCTGACCCCTGTGTGATAATTGGCTGGAGCAGCAGGACAATGCCCACGTTGTCTCGGTCCAGCAGCTCACACTCTGGCCTGTAGAACTCCAGCAGACTCTCTGACACCTGGGAGAAACGGTCGCCGCGGTAACAAACCACACAGCCGTCAGTCTTGGTGCCGGTGCGCCGCTTGTAAACACAGGTGTAGCCTTGAGGATTGAACCACAAAATTACAAATATTGATATACAAACAGCTATTACATGTCTGTTACTAACTGTAGATGACTTGCATTATTTTGCAATGGTCTTGATTGTGCCATAAACAGATGCTGAGGAACTTGGACCTACCCATGTAACGAAGGACAGGATGGAGTTGCTCTGTAAAGTGGTTCTCCTGGACCTCTTGCAGACACAGGATCTACACATGGGAAAAACATACAGCTCAATTCACAAAGAGACTCCGATGACAATGGTTAAGCAATACAGTGTCAATAGATGTTACTGTATTAGGTTGGTAAGGTCAGACTCGCATCTGGTTCCCATTTCTTGAACTCCTGTGTGAGGTTTGGGAAGCGGTAGTCCCAGCTCAACACCCCTAGAGGGCAGTGTGTGTACAGCTCCTGGTTGGCCTCCAGCAGATCCTGGGCCAGGATGTTGTAAGACATCACAGTGAAGTCAAACAGGGGCCGGGGCTCTGAGGGGGTCCTCTGGGGAGGCTCTGGCGCTGTGTGGGTTTCACTGAGTTCCTCCCACACCCTCCACACCACTGAGGGGGAAGCAGAGAGAGGTCTAAGCAAACGGTAACACtgaaattctgatggtgatgtggGTTCACAATCAATCAAAAACCTGTACTTAATGTTATAGATATCATgcaaaatgctcaccttcgaaggTCTCTCTCGCCAGTGAATGTGGGTAGTAGCTCATGCTTGGGAACGCTGTGGAAGGGCAGAACAACACCTCTTCCAGGCCAGGGCCGATGGGGAAATGCCAGCCCTTGGGTGGGGGCTGAGCCCTACTCTCCCATGGCTGTGTCTGGGCCTCTGCCTCACAGAGAAGGGAGACCAGGTCCAGCCCAGGATCCCATATCTCAGCAGGCACTTCACTAGTGCTTGCATGTGGGTCTACAAAATAGCTCAAGTCTAGTCCTGCTGCAGTCTGGCTCTCCCACTCCGGTTTTTGCACCTGGGCATTGGTTACTGACTCTCCCACGCTCATCTTTTCCACTATCTGTTCTAACAGGACATGGACCATCGCTTTATCGTCTGTTGTCCTGCTGTCCTTGACTGATGGATTCTGTACTTCAGATGTCTCTGTTAGCTCCAGCGCTAGGTTACTGTTCTCAGACTCCTCTGTGGGAGAACAGGGAGCCTCCTGCACGCCATCATCCCTCATGAGCTTCTCTGAGTAGAGGATAGTCTGCTCCTGGTGCTTTTGACCTTCCTCTCTGACCCCGTCCTCCTCCACGCCGTCTCTCACCTCTGGCTCCTCTTCCTTCACTCCACCAAGCAGCCGAATCTCCAGAGTTACTAATACAGGCTCTTTCCTGTCTTTCTCTGGTTCAGACCCCATCAACTCTTTCACAGTGCTTTTCTTCATCTCCGCCCCTTTACTCTTCTCCTTTTCTCGTGCACCGGGATCCTTCTTGGCCTTTGG
This Salvelinus fontinalis isolate EN_2023a chromosome 16, ASM2944872v1, whole genome shotgun sequence DNA region includes the following protein-coding sequences:
- the angel1 gene encoding protein angel homolog 1 isoform X2; its protein translation is MKKSTVKELMGSEPEKDRKEPVLVTLEIRLLGGVKEEEPEVRDGVEEDGVREEGQKHQEQTILYSEKLMRDDGVQEAPCSPTEESENSNLALELTETSEVQNPSVKDSRTTDDKAMVHVLLEQIVEKMSVGESVTNAQVQKPEWESQTAAGLDLSYFVDPHASTSEVPAEIWDPGLDLVSLLCEAEAQTQPWESRAQPPPKGWHFPIGPGLEEVLFCPSTAFPSMSYYPHSLARETFEVVWRVWEELSETHTAPEPPQRTPSEPRPLFDFTVMSYNILAQDLLEANQELYTHCPLGVLSWDYRFPNLTQEFKKWEPDILCLQEVQENHFTEQLHPVLRYMGYTCVYKRRTGTKTDGCVVCYRGDRFSQVSESLLEFYRPECELLDRDNVGIVLLLQPIITQGSEVTAKGPPLCVATTHLLFNTRRGDVKLTQLAMLLAEIDYIMRNCKVKGEHCNVVLCGDFNALPNMPLYQLITTRQLYYHGLPAWMISGQEDLSYNIHHRRVFAPLWPSTVGIDDNCQYTTVNEPKSQVTSTQSPERNLHYNHGFLRRLRFCEAACVRPQNLELIPGVTDNTPDPEDKHPYTTRFRQTISHYLNLRSAYGHFIPGTDRAEVTTLHSEVGATVDYIFYSPRRGISSADQKGGGQRQSEGLKLLGRLSLLPEEDLWSMNGLPNEMFPSDHLSLLAKFQLDLNPV
- the angel1 gene encoding protein angel homolog 1 isoform X1 yields the protein MNGSAQSLERSMIGSLIFYGLYPLTRLINCVTVPLKKGPSVSINGKKVWDGEVPNKRFTKTQAGLLDPCFSTSSRPPKAKKDPGAREKEKSKGAEMKKSTVKELMGSEPEKDRKEPVLVTLEIRLLGGVKEEEPEVRDGVEEDGVREEGQKHQEQTILYSEKLMRDDGVQEAPCSPTEESENSNLALELTETSEVQNPSVKDSRTTDDKAMVHVLLEQIVEKMSVGESVTNAQVQKPEWESQTAAGLDLSYFVDPHASTSEVPAEIWDPGLDLVSLLCEAEAQTQPWESRAQPPPKGWHFPIGPGLEEVLFCPSTAFPSMSYYPHSLARETFEVVWRVWEELSETHTAPEPPQRTPSEPRPLFDFTVMSYNILAQDLLEANQELYTHCPLGVLSWDYRFPNLTQEFKKWEPDILCLQEVQENHFTEQLHPVLRYMGYTCVYKRRTGTKTDGCVVCYRGDRFSQVSESLLEFYRPECELLDRDNVGIVLLLQPIITQGSEVTAKGPPLCVATTHLLFNTRRGDVKLTQLAMLLAEIDYIMRNCKVKGEHCNVVLCGDFNALPNMPLYQLITTRQLYYHGLPAWMISGQEDLSYNIHHRRVFAPLWPSTVGIDDNCQYTTVNEPKSQVTSTQSPERNLHYNHGFLRRLRFCEAACVRPQNLELIPGVTDNTPDPEDKHPYTTRFRQTISHYLNLRSAYGHFIPGTDRAEVTTLHSEVGATVDYIFYSPRRGISSADQKGGGQRQSEGLKLLGRLSLLPEEDLWSMNGLPNEMFPSDHLSLLAKFQLDLNPV